A single window of Solanum dulcamara chromosome 5, daSolDulc1.2, whole genome shotgun sequence DNA harbors:
- the LOC129889500 gene encoding uncharacterized protein At4g15970-like, with product MANLEGGGTNNNLGDEEKLLNGGLPHPHHHQQIISSRNVVKFFLLFFVVALSSLLLYHSSSYNNPLQFIPNNSYKHVPSSAFNSNYVNTNGSAVVNSLHGYNSTTANVSTQGTLPLKKKQISKLEEVLEKAAMGDKTVIITTLNAAWTEPNSIFDVFLKSFRVGNQTKPLLKHVLVACLDKTSYSRCLEKKLHCYALTTKGVDFSGEAHFMSEDYLKMMWRRIDFLTNVLQMGYNFIFTDADILWFRQPFTHFYPDADFQIACDHYWYDSTNLDNSPNGGFNYVKSNERTIQFYKFWYKSREDYPGNHDQDVLNKIKHNPFIKDIGLKIRFLDTALFGGFCEPSKDLNLVCTMHANCCIGIGNKMHDLTMALDDWEKYMALNGHERMLRPQTWTVPRICG from the exons ATGGCAAATCTAGAGGGAGGAGGAACCAACAACAACTTAGGGGATGAAGAGAAATTGTTGAATGGTGGCCTCCCCCATCCCCATCACCATCAACAAATAATTTCTTCACGTAACGTTGTGaagttttttctcttatttttcgTGGTTGCTCTTTCATCTCTCCTTCTTTATCATTCTTCTTCTTATAATAATCCTCTCCAATTCATTCCTAATAACTCTTATAAACATGTTCCGTCTTCTGCTTTTAACTCCAACTATGTAAACACAAATGGCTCTGCGGTGGTAAATTCCCTTCATGGCTACAATAGTACGACTGCAAATGTTTCTACACAAGGAACCTTACCTTTAAAA AAGAAGCAAATAAGCAAGTTAGAGGAAGTGTTAGAAAAAGCAGCAATGGGAGATAAAACAGTGATAATAACAACCTTAAATGCAGCATGGACAgaaccaaactcaatatttgatgttttcttgaaaagttttAGAGTTGGAAACCAAACAAAGCCATTATTGAAACATGTTTTAGTTGCATGTTTGGACAAAACATCATATTCTAGATGCTTGGAGAAAAAACTTCATTGCTATGCACTCACAACAAAAGGTGTTGATTTCTCTGGTGAAGCTCATTTTATGAGTGAAGATTATTTGAAGATGATGTGGAGAAGGATTGATTTTCTAACAAATGTTCTTCAGATGGGATATAACTTCATTTTCACG GATGCTGATATATTATGGTTTCGACAACCATTCACACATTTTTACCCGGACGCCGATTTCCAAATTGCTTGTGATCATTATTGGTACGACTCAACAAACTTGGACAATTCACCAAATGGAGGTTTCAATTATGTCAAATCAAATGAACGTACCATCCAATTTTACAAATTTTGGTACAAATCAAGAGAGGATTATCCAGGAAATCATGATCAAGATGTGCTCAACAAGATCAAACACAATCCATTCATCAAAGATATTGGATTGAAAATTAGGTTCTTGGATACTGCTTTATTTGGGGGATTTTGTGAGCCAAGCAAAGATCTTAATCTTGTTTGCACAATGCATGCTAATTGTTGTATTGGAATTGGTAATAAAATGCATGACTTAACTATGGCACTTGATGATTGGGAAAAGTATATGGCTTTGAATGGTCATGAAAGGATGTTAAGGCCACAAACTTGGACTGTACCAAGAATATGTGGTTAA